From a single Streptomyces sp. 1331.2 genomic region:
- a CDS encoding MFS transporter produces the protein MTARRHQRLTLTASITGAVLVALDGTVLTVARPVLQHDLHASVAAVQWAGSGYLVTVAALLVFAGRLGDRYGHRRVFALGVAGFAASSAGIAFAPGIGWVIALRVVQGVAGALLQPATLGMLRAVWPADRLSGAIAVRTAAIALASAAGPLVGGALTAHFGWRSVFVLGVLPAAAALLSALAVPSAVAHPGSSARDGGSARDGGLDLPGAALLALALAGLVHTLIGLPDTGWSATTFLGLVAAGFLALALARHERRTAHPLLPPSLLRSPTVAAPLGVLLAASAALQGVLFPATYYLQDVLGLDAFRSGLRAAPLAVAMILSAVGAARLAKRHGERAVVLSGMGLLTTGVLLTARLGPGTGTFAIAVCFLLLGTGFGAVMATATAAVVRGASTAEAGVAGGLQQTVMNIGPAVGIALATTTAGRADPGAALAPAALAMAAVAAAGTLLAARLPGRDGAGLPGRAGVPAPESAPRR, from the coding sequence GTGACGGCGCGCCGCCACCAACGGCTCACCCTGACCGCGAGCATCACCGGCGCCGTCCTGGTCGCCCTCGACGGCACGGTGCTGACCGTCGCCCGCCCCGTCCTCCAGCACGACCTGCACGCCTCCGTCGCGGCCGTCCAGTGGGCCGGCTCCGGGTACCTCGTCACCGTCGCCGCCCTGCTGGTCTTTGCCGGCCGGCTGGGCGACCGGTACGGGCACCGGCGGGTCTTCGCCCTCGGGGTGGCGGGATTCGCGGCGAGCTCCGCCGGGATCGCGTTCGCGCCCGGCATCGGCTGGGTGATCGCCCTGCGCGTGGTCCAGGGCGTGGCGGGCGCCCTGCTGCAGCCGGCCACCCTCGGCATGCTGCGCGCCGTCTGGCCCGCGGACCGCCTGTCCGGCGCGATCGCCGTGCGCACCGCCGCGATCGCGCTCGCGAGTGCGGCCGGGCCGCTGGTCGGCGGCGCGCTCACCGCGCACTTCGGCTGGCGGTCGGTCTTCGTGCTCGGCGTCCTGCCCGCCGCGGCCGCCCTCCTGTCGGCCCTCGCCGTGCCCTCCGCAGTCGCGCACCCCGGGAGCTCCGCGCGCGACGGCGGTTCGGCTCGCGACGGCGGTCTGGACCTGCCGGGCGCGGCCCTGCTCGCACTCGCCCTGGCCGGCCTCGTGCACACGCTGATCGGTCTGCCGGACACGGGCTGGTCGGCGACGACGTTCCTCGGCCTGGTGGCGGCCGGGTTCCTCGCCCTGGCGCTGGCCCGGCACGAGCGGCGCACCGCTCACCCGCTGCTGCCGCCCTCTCTGCTGCGCTCACCGACGGTCGCGGCGCCGCTCGGCGTCCTGCTGGCCGCCTCGGCGGCGCTCCAAGGCGTGCTGTTCCCGGCCACCTACTACCTGCAGGACGTCCTGGGGCTCGACGCCTTCCGGAGCGGTTTGCGGGCGGCCCCGCTCGCGGTGGCGATGATTCTCTCCGCGGTCGGGGCGGCCCGGCTGGCGAAACGTCACGGCGAGCGCGCCGTCGTGCTGTCGGGGATGGGCCTGCTCACCACGGGCGTCCTGCTCACCGCCCGGCTCGGGCCCGGTACCGGGACGTTCGCGATCGCCGTCTGCTTCCTGCTGCTCGGTACCGGCTTCGGCGCGGTGATGGCCACGGCCACCGCAGCGGTGGTGCGGGGCGCGTCCACCGCCGAGGCGGGCGTCGCGGGCGGGCTGCAGCAGACCGTGATGAACATCGGCCCGGCCGTGGGCATCGCCCTCGCCACCACCACGGCCGGACGGGCGGATCCCGGCGCGGCACTGGCGCCCGCCGCCCTGGCGATGGCCGCGGTGGCCGCAGCGGGGACGCTGCTCGCGGCACGGCTGCCGGGCCGGGACGGTGCGGGGCTGCCGGGCCGCGCCGGTGTGCCGGCGCCGGAGTCCGCCCCGCGCCGGTGA
- a CDS encoding TetR/AcrR family transcriptional regulator — MTDDDRDLRARLVAAGVELVATGGVQALGLREIARHAGVSHGAPRRYFPTHRELLAAIARHGFGRLTDTLAGADALAAATGADARTRIDALARAYLGFAAANPGMFELMFRHDLLEGSGTDLRRTSMPLFLTFAGLVSEVHPQHDDPTAATAALWSNLHGLAQLRAWGSLQLITGSEDIEPLLRAVLDTHLGILDTDLGRAAR, encoded by the coding sequence ATGACCGATGACGACAGGGACCTCCGGGCCCGACTGGTGGCCGCCGGCGTCGAACTGGTGGCCACCGGCGGCGTCCAGGCGCTCGGGCTGCGCGAGATCGCCCGCCACGCCGGGGTCTCGCACGGCGCCCCCCGCCGCTACTTCCCGACCCACCGCGAACTGCTCGCCGCCATCGCCCGGCACGGCTTCGGCCGGCTCACCGACACCCTGGCCGGCGCCGACGCACTCGCCGCCGCCACCGGCGCCGACGCCCGCACCCGCATCGACGCACTCGCCCGCGCCTACCTCGGCTTCGCCGCCGCCAACCCCGGCATGTTCGAGCTGATGTTCCGCCACGACCTGCTGGAGGGCAGCGGAACGGACCTGCGCCGGACCTCGATGCCGCTGTTCCTGACCTTCGCCGGCCTCGTCTCCGAGGTCCACCCGCAGCACGACGACCCGACCGCCGCCACCGCCGCCCTCTGGTCCAACCTCCACGGCCTCGCCCAACTCCGCGCCTGGGGCAGCCTGCAGCTCATCACCGGCAGCGAGGACATCGAACCGCTGCTGCGCGCCGTCCTGGACACCCACCTCGGCATCCTGGACACCGACCTCGGCCGGGCCGCCCGGTGA
- a CDS encoding antitoxin has product MSMMDKLKSLLKGHEEQADKAVDKAGDAVDERTQSKYSGQVDATQEQLKNQFRDEPPQ; this is encoded by the coding sequence ATGTCCATGATGGATAAGCTCAAGAGCCTGCTGAAGGGCCATGAGGAGCAGGCCGACAAGGCCGTCGACAAGGCGGGAGACGCCGTCGACGAACGCACCCAGAGCAAGTACAGCGGCCAGGTGGACGCGACTCAGGAACAGCTGAAGAACCAGTTCCGCGACGAGCCGCCGCAGTAG
- a CDS encoding M28 family metallopeptidase — MTVAALVAPLLLAGAGSAAADPDPARKAARLAARLVEASDAETAHDTLAALQRIADRNGGTRVAGSKGHDQSAQYVYEQARRAGLKVSKQEFEYTFFEARAQRLDVLSPKAESVPVIAMTYSVGGPDAGLTAELAVVPVGATTGCAATDYPAGAFAGRIALIRRGGCSFAQKQAAAAAAGATGALIYNNADGDLNGTLGDPTAGKVPTGGITKAAGEALAAEAATGPVRVTLDIRTFMEPRKTWNVIAETRGGDPDNTVMVGAHLDSVPAGPGINDNGSGSAGILEVAQNLGVHPVKNKVRFAWWSAEEFGLKGSEAYVNSLSEADRKKIRLYLNFDMIASPNYAQFVYNGSGSAGGGAGPAGSAQIERDITGYLDGLGLPHDPTAFDGRSDYGPFIDAGIPAGGTDTGAEKIKSPEQADRYGGTPGSAYDSCYHKACDDLANIDMDAFDVNIDVIAHAVGTYAWDLSSLQQPVPAQRPAAPAPAAQAPTGTGVSGHAHGVTA; from the coding sequence CTGACCGTGGCCGCGCTGGTCGCACCGTTACTGCTGGCCGGTGCGGGGAGCGCCGCCGCCGACCCGGATCCGGCACGCAAGGCGGCCCGGTTGGCCGCCCGGTTGGTCGAGGCCAGCGACGCCGAGACCGCCCACGACACCCTGGCCGCGCTGCAGCGGATCGCCGACCGCAACGGCGGTACCCGGGTGGCCGGTTCGAAGGGGCACGACCAGTCCGCGCAGTACGTCTACGAGCAGGCCCGGCGGGCCGGACTCAAGGTCTCCAAGCAGGAGTTCGAGTACACCTTCTTCGAAGCCCGTGCGCAGCGCCTCGACGTGCTGTCCCCGAAGGCCGAGTCGGTGCCGGTGATCGCCATGACCTACTCGGTGGGCGGCCCGGACGCGGGCCTCACCGCCGAGTTGGCCGTCGTCCCGGTCGGCGCCACCACCGGCTGCGCAGCCACCGACTACCCGGCGGGCGCGTTCGCCGGCAGGATCGCGCTGATCCGGCGCGGCGGGTGCAGCTTCGCCCAGAAGCAGGCCGCCGCCGCGGCGGCGGGCGCGACCGGCGCGCTCATCTACAACAACGCCGACGGCGACCTCAACGGCACCCTCGGGGACCCGACGGCCGGGAAGGTCCCGACCGGCGGGATCACCAAGGCCGCGGGCGAGGCACTGGCCGCCGAGGCCGCCACCGGGCCCGTCCGGGTGACCCTCGACATCCGCACCTTCATGGAGCCGCGCAAGACCTGGAACGTCATCGCGGAGACCCGCGGCGGCGACCCGGACAACACCGTGATGGTCGGCGCGCACCTGGACTCCGTCCCGGCCGGCCCCGGCATCAACGACAACGGCTCCGGCTCGGCCGGCATCCTTGAGGTCGCGCAGAACCTCGGCGTCCACCCGGTGAAGAACAAGGTCAGATTCGCCTGGTGGTCCGCCGAGGAGTTCGGCCTCAAGGGCTCCGAGGCGTACGTGAACTCACTCTCCGAAGCGGATCGGAAGAAGATCCGGCTCTACCTCAACTTCGACATGATCGCATCCCCCAACTACGCGCAGTTCGTCTACAACGGCTCCGGCAGCGCCGGCGGCGGTGCCGGCCCCGCGGGCTCGGCACAGATCGAGCGGGACATCACCGGCTACCTGGACGGCCTCGGCCTGCCGCACGACCCGACCGCCTTCGACGGCCGCTCCGACTACGGTCCGTTCATCGACGCGGGCATCCCGGCGGGCGGCACCGACACCGGCGCCGAGAAGATCAAGTCCCCCGAGCAGGCGGACCGTTACGGCGGCACGCCGGGCAGCGCCTATGACTCCTGCTACCACAAGGCCTGCGACGACCTGGCCAACATCGACATGGATGCCTTCGACGTCAACATCGACGTGATCGCCCACGCCGTCGGCACGTACGCCTGGGACCTCTCCTCGCTGCAGCAGCCCGTACCGGCCCAGCGCCCGGCCGCTCCGGCACCGGCCGCTCAGGCACCGACCGGGACCGGGGTGAGCGGCCACGCCCACGGGGTGACGGCCTGA
- the lpdA gene encoding dihydrolipoyl dehydrogenase: MSTHYDVVVLGAGPGGYTAAVRSAQLGLKVAVIEAKYWGGVCLNVGCIPSKALLRNAELAHIFTKEAKTFGIKVEGQVTFDFGEAFRRSRSVADGRVKGVHYLMKKNGITEYDGWGTFVDDHTLQVALSGGGFDVVTFDHCIIAAGATTRLLPGTSLSDRVVTYEEQILTEQLPESIIIAGAGAIGVEFAYVLHNYGVKVTIVEFLDRVVPLEDVEVSTELAKQYRKLGIEVLTSTRVESIDDSDPNAKVRVTVTKDGEQKVLEADKVLQAIGFAPRVNGYGLENTGVKLTDRNAIAVDGRGRTSVDHIFAIGDVTAKLMLAHAAETMAVIAAETIGGAETMEVDFAMIPRATYCQPQIASFGYTEAQARELGYDVKVAKFPFTANGKAHGLGHPIGFVKVISDNKYGELLGAHLIGPEVTELLPELTLAQQWDLTVHEVARNVHAHPTLGEAVKEAIHGLAGHMINM; the protein is encoded by the coding sequence ATGAGCACGCACTACGACGTCGTCGTCCTCGGCGCGGGCCCCGGCGGCTACACCGCCGCCGTCCGCTCGGCACAGCTGGGCCTGAAGGTCGCCGTCATCGAGGCCAAGTACTGGGGTGGCGTCTGCCTCAACGTCGGCTGCATCCCCTCCAAGGCCCTGCTGCGCAACGCCGAGCTGGCCCACATCTTCACCAAGGAGGCCAAGACCTTCGGCATCAAGGTCGAGGGCCAGGTGACCTTCGACTTCGGCGAGGCGTTCCGCCGTAGCCGCTCGGTGGCCGACGGCCGGGTCAAGGGCGTCCACTACCTGATGAAGAAGAACGGCATCACCGAGTACGACGGCTGGGGCACCTTCGTCGACGACCACACCCTCCAGGTCGCGCTCAGCGGTGGCGGCTTCGACGTGGTCACCTTCGACCACTGCATCATCGCGGCCGGCGCCACCACCCGCCTGCTGCCCGGCACCAGCCTGAGCGACCGCGTGGTCACCTACGAGGAGCAGATCCTCACGGAGCAGCTGCCGGAGAGCATCATCATCGCGGGCGCCGGTGCGATCGGCGTCGAGTTCGCGTACGTGCTGCACAACTACGGCGTGAAGGTCACCATCGTCGAGTTCCTGGACCGCGTGGTGCCGCTGGAGGACGTCGAGGTCTCCACCGAACTCGCCAAGCAGTACCGCAAGCTGGGCATCGAGGTGCTGACCTCCACCCGGGTCGAGTCGATCGACGACAGCGACCCGAACGCCAAGGTCCGCGTCACCGTCACCAAGGACGGCGAGCAGAAGGTGCTGGAGGCCGACAAGGTGCTCCAGGCGATCGGCTTCGCGCCGCGCGTCAACGGCTACGGCCTGGAGAACACCGGGGTCAAGCTGACCGACCGCAACGCCATCGCGGTGGACGGCCGCGGCCGCACCAGCGTCGACCACATCTTCGCGATCGGCGACGTGACGGCCAAGCTGATGCTCGCGCACGCCGCCGAGACGATGGCCGTGATCGCCGCCGAGACCATCGGTGGGGCGGAGACCATGGAGGTCGACTTCGCCATGATCCCGCGCGCCACCTACTGCCAGCCGCAGATCGCCTCCTTCGGCTACACCGAGGCGCAGGCCCGCGAGCTGGGCTACGACGTCAAGGTCGCCAAGTTCCCGTTCACCGCCAACGGCAAGGCGCACGGCCTCGGCCACCCGATCGGCTTCGTCAAGGTCATCAGCGACAACAAGTACGGCGAGCTGCTCGGCGCCCACCTGATCGGCCCCGAGGTCACCGAGCTGCTGCCGGAGCTGACGCTGGCCCAGCAGTGGGACCTGACCGTCCACGAGGTCGCCCGCAACGTGCACGCCCACCCGACCCTGGGCGAGGCCGTCAAGGAGGCCATCCACGGCCTCGCCGGGCACATGATCAACATGTGA
- a CDS encoding GNAT family N-acetyltransferase: MTTSASTVVERADDRNRYEILVDGELAGFTEYRDHEEQRVFYHTEIDEAFAGRGLASVLVQEALTDVRAAGKRIVPVCPYVAKFLLKHEEFGDLTDPVTSEVEAWLRTQLS, from the coding sequence GTGACCACTTCCGCCAGCACCGTCGTCGAGCGCGCCGACGACCGGAACCGGTACGAGATCCTCGTGGACGGCGAGCTCGCCGGCTTCACCGAGTACCGGGACCACGAGGAGCAGCGCGTCTTCTACCACACCGAGATCGACGAGGCCTTCGCCGGCCGGGGCCTCGCCTCCGTCCTCGTCCAGGAGGCGCTCACCGACGTGCGCGCCGCCGGGAAGCGGATCGTGCCGGTCTGCCCGTACGTCGCCAAGTTCCTCCTCAAGCACGAGGAGTTCGGCGACCTCACCGACCCGGTGACCTCCGAGGTCGAGGCCTGGCTGCGCACCCAGCTGTCCTGA
- a CDS encoding AI-2E family transporter gives MPSGLRTAAGYTWRLGLLGLGAYLVVDVLARLEVPVVALFVALVITSVLRPLVDLCARLTPRSLAVALALLCSVAVVAGVLTLVGTTVAAEWGRLSDELRGGLGRIDHWLTGAPFHLRPGTVTDLRAKIGAFISSHRSTLVSTALSGAGRVVELVTGLALAVFCSVFFLHSGDRMWTWAQRQLPGDSRTVWDRTGRAAWRTFAGYTRGVLIVAASNAALVGIALAVLRVPLVLPLMVLEFVAALIPLIGSPIALAVASVVALAARGPVTALLVLALIVIIGQIEGHLLHPLVLGWSVRIHPVVIALSVAGGAVLAGILGAVVAVPVVSVAWAVLGELRDQDDGGDQDRGRGDQRQGGDQDRG, from the coding sequence GTGCCCTCCGGGCTGCGGACGGCGGCCGGCTACACCTGGCGGCTGGGGCTGCTCGGCCTCGGCGCCTACCTGGTCGTCGACGTGCTCGCCCGGCTCGAAGTGCCGGTCGTCGCGCTGTTCGTGGCGCTGGTGATCACCTCGGTGCTGCGCCCGCTGGTCGACCTCTGCGCCCGGCTCACGCCCCGCTCGCTCGCCGTCGCGCTGGCCCTGCTCTGCTCCGTCGCGGTCGTCGCCGGGGTGCTGACGCTGGTCGGCACGACCGTCGCCGCGGAGTGGGGCCGGCTGAGCGACGAGCTGCGCGGCGGCCTCGGCCGGATCGACCACTGGCTCACCGGCGCCCCCTTCCACCTGCGCCCGGGCACCGTCACCGACCTGCGGGCCAAGATCGGCGCCTTCATCTCCTCCCACCGCTCGACCCTGGTCAGCACCGCGCTCAGCGGCGCCGGCCGGGTCGTCGAACTGGTCACCGGGCTGGCGCTCGCCGTGTTCTGCTCGGTGTTCTTCCTGCACTCCGGCGACCGGATGTGGACCTGGGCCCAACGGCAGCTCCCGGGCGACAGCCGTACCGTCTGGGACCGCACCGGCCGCGCGGCCTGGCGGACCTTCGCCGGCTACACCCGCGGCGTGCTGATCGTGGCGGCCAGCAACGCCGCGCTGGTCGGCATCGCGCTGGCCGTCCTGCGGGTGCCGCTGGTCCTGCCGCTGATGGTGCTGGAGTTCGTGGCGGCGCTCATCCCGCTGATCGGCTCGCCGATCGCCCTGGCCGTCGCGTCCGTGGTCGCCCTGGCCGCCCGCGGGCCGGTGACCGCGCTGCTGGTGCTCGCCCTGATCGTGATCATCGGCCAGATCGAGGGCCACCTGCTGCACCCACTGGTGCTCGGCTGGTCCGTGCGGATCCACCCGGTGGTCATCGCCCTGTCGGTGGCCGGCGGTGCCGTGCTGGCGGGCATCCTGGGCGCGGTGGTGGCCGTGCCGGTGGTCTCCGTCGCCTGGGCGGTGCTCGGCGAGCTCCGCGACCAGGACGACGGCGGTGACCAGGACCGGGGGCGGGGTGACCAGCGCCAGGGGGGTGACCAGGACCGGGGGTGA
- a CDS encoding phospholipase C: MHAVPARTRWLRHGAALAGAVSLTAFAGAPAALAADGPQTATPIKHLVVIFQENVSFDHYFGTYPNAANTADDKVKFTAKPGTPKVDGLSDDLLHHNPNGTNPKRLSPAQAVTCDQDHTYKDEQLAFDGGKMDKFVEHTDVENCKAPMFTQPGLVMDYYDGNTVTAYWNYAQRFAMSDNFFGTNYGPSTPGALNLVTGQTHGGYPVDPKTGQKTTDAYVVSSPDANGVGTVINDPDPGYDDCSNPQHNQLVMTGRNVGDLLNDKGVSWGWFQGGFKPTGDKDGKAVCGAAHANIVGAQQTDYNPHHEPFQYYKSTANPKHLAPKDADEIGHAGQANHQYDLTDFDTALQHGNLPAVSYLKAANYQDGHAGYSDPLDEQHFVVDTVNKLQKSKDWASTAVVIAYDDSDGWYDHKFAEPVNGSRDAANDSLDGAGQCGKDAGWGGYADRCGYGPRLPLMVLSPYAKANFVDHAQTDQTSLLRFVEDNWKTGRIGDASFDEHAGSIEGMFDFKNPQPATLVLDPTTGQPAGAATPTGPATSSGGSSAGPAGPADGSGSAVAAPSSSATGPALAVTGADSGTLPIAAAAVGLLAVGGGAVFLARRRRGRRA; the protein is encoded by the coding sequence ATGCACGCAGTACCCGCCCGCACCCGGTGGCTGCGCCACGGCGCCGCCCTGGCCGGCGCGGTCTCGCTGACCGCCTTCGCCGGCGCGCCCGCGGCCCTCGCCGCCGACGGCCCGCAGACCGCCACCCCGATCAAGCACCTGGTGGTGATATTCCAGGAGAACGTCTCCTTCGACCACTACTTCGGCACCTACCCGAACGCGGCCAACACCGCCGACGACAAGGTGAAGTTCACCGCCAAGCCGGGCACTCCGAAGGTCGACGGCCTCTCCGACGACCTGCTCCACCACAACCCGAACGGGACCAACCCGAAGCGGCTGAGCCCCGCCCAGGCCGTCACCTGCGACCAGGACCACACCTACAAGGACGAACAACTCGCCTTCGACGGCGGCAAGATGGACAAGTTCGTCGAGCACACGGACGTCGAGAACTGCAAGGCGCCGATGTTCACCCAGCCCGGGCTGGTGATGGACTACTACGACGGCAACACCGTCACCGCCTACTGGAACTACGCCCAGCGCTTCGCGATGAGCGACAACTTCTTCGGCACCAACTACGGCCCCTCCACCCCGGGCGCGCTCAACCTGGTCACCGGCCAGACCCACGGCGGCTACCCGGTCGACCCGAAGACCGGCCAGAAGACCACCGACGCCTACGTGGTGTCCTCCCCGGACGCCAACGGCGTCGGCACCGTCATCAACGACCCCGACCCGGGCTACGACGACTGCTCCAACCCCCAGCACAACCAGCTGGTGATGACCGGTCGCAACGTCGGCGACCTGCTCAACGACAAGGGCGTCAGCTGGGGCTGGTTCCAGGGCGGCTTCAAGCCGACCGGCGACAAGGACGGCAAGGCCGTCTGCGGGGCCGCCCACGCCAACATCGTCGGCGCCCAGCAGACCGACTACAACCCGCACCACGAGCCCTTCCAGTACTACAAGTCCACGGCCAACCCGAAGCACCTGGCTCCCAAGGACGCGGACGAGATCGGCCACGCCGGCCAGGCCAACCACCAGTACGACCTGACCGACTTCGACACCGCCCTGCAGCACGGCAACCTCCCCGCCGTCAGCTACCTCAAGGCCGCCAACTACCAGGACGGCCACGCGGGGTACTCCGACCCGCTGGACGAGCAGCACTTCGTCGTGGACACCGTGAACAAGCTGCAGAAGTCCAAGGACTGGGCCTCCACCGCCGTCGTCATCGCCTACGACGACTCCGACGGCTGGTACGACCACAAGTTCGCCGAGCCCGTCAACGGCTCCCGCGACGCCGCCAACGACAGCCTCGACGGCGCCGGCCAGTGCGGCAAGGACGCCGGCTGGGGCGGCTACGCCGACCGCTGCGGCTACGGCCCGCGACTGCCGCTGATGGTCCTCTCGCCGTACGCGAAGGCCAACTTCGTGGACCACGCCCAGACCGACCAGACCTCGCTGCTGCGCTTCGTCGAGGACAACTGGAAGACCGGCCGGATCGGCGACGCCTCCTTCGACGAGCACGCCGGCTCCATCGAGGGCATGTTCGACTTCAAGAACCCGCAGCCGGCGACCCTCGTACTCGACCCGACCACCGGCCAGCCGGCCGGCGCGGCCACCCCGACCGGTCCCGCCACCTCCTCCGGCGGCTCCTCCGCCGGTCCGGCCGGCCCGGCCGACGGCTCCGGCAGCGCCGTCGCGGCGCCCAGCAGCAGCGCGACCGGCCCGGCCCTGGCCGTGACCGGCGCGGACTCCGGCACCCTGCCGATCGCGGCCGCGGCCGTGGGGCTGCTGGCGGTCGGCGGGGGCGCGGTGTTCCTCGCCCGCCGCAGGCGCGGCCGCCGCGCCTGA
- a CDS encoding threonine/serine ThrE exporter family protein encodes MPQQAPAPEVPTDGDRPGPADGDAEAPWPDRMLPLLRTPTADRRLAPAPSGAEPPGTAEPARVLELALLVGELLLASGEAAEDVEAAMLAVARAYRVHPCDPQVTFTRVSISYQPGSSGPPLTAECSVRRPAGDYARLAAVFRLVTEITAGGIAVRDAHDRLVAVHRRDRRYSVRVLLLCCGLLAGAATLLVGGRTDARAWLVFASAVVAALAGDRLSALVARHDLPPFYQFVVAAAPAAVIGILLSFNGLHLRGSVVITGGLFALLPGWPMVAAAQDGLAGFYLTAAARLLEAFYLMAGVVIGVMTVLYVGVNNGADLAAQDVPAAAVNPPLQLAAAVLLTLAFAVLLNTEPGTLPAVMLNSAAGWTTYGVLANAGVEPILATGLAAGLVGLSGQLMARCRGSSALPHVTAALGPLLPGSVLYFGMLAFVRGQPETGLSGIGRAAAMAMALAIGVNLGRELARLFLPASRPAPPPRRQGGRHRR; translated from the coding sequence GTGCCGCAGCAGGCCCCGGCACCCGAGGTCCCCACCGACGGCGACCGGCCGGGGCCCGCCGACGGCGACGCCGAGGCCCCCTGGCCCGACCGGATGCTGCCGCTGCTGCGCACCCCCACCGCCGACCGCCGGCTGGCGCCGGCCCCCTCCGGCGCGGAGCCGCCCGGAACCGCCGAGCCGGCCCGGGTCCTGGAACTCGCGCTGCTGGTGGGCGAACTGCTGCTGGCCAGCGGCGAGGCCGCGGAGGACGTCGAGGCGGCCATGCTCGCCGTCGCCCGGGCCTACCGGGTCCATCCCTGCGACCCGCAGGTCACCTTCACCCGGGTGTCGATCTCCTATCAGCCGGGCTCCTCCGGGCCGCCGCTGACGGCCGAGTGCTCGGTCCGCCGCCCGGCCGGGGACTACGCGCGGCTGGCCGCGGTCTTCCGGCTGGTCACCGAGATCACGGCGGGCGGGATCGCCGTCCGCGACGCCCACGACCGCCTGGTGGCCGTGCACCGGCGCGACCGCCGCTACTCCGTCCGGGTCCTCCTGCTCTGCTGCGGCCTGCTGGCCGGGGCCGCGACGCTGCTGGTCGGCGGCCGCACCGACGCCCGGGCCTGGCTGGTGTTCGCCAGCGCCGTCGTCGCGGCCCTGGCGGGCGACCGGCTCTCGGCGCTGGTGGCGCGCCACGACCTCCCGCCCTTCTACCAGTTCGTGGTGGCCGCGGCCCCGGCCGCCGTGATCGGCATCCTGCTCTCCTTCAACGGCCTGCACCTGCGCGGATCGGTGGTGATCACCGGCGGGCTGTTCGCCCTGCTGCCGGGCTGGCCGATGGTCGCGGCGGCCCAGGACGGCCTGGCCGGCTTCTACCTCACCGCCGCCGCGCGCCTGCTCGAAGCGTTTTACCTGATGGCCGGCGTGGTGATCGGGGTGATGACGGTGCTCTACGTCGGCGTCAACAACGGCGCGGACCTGGCCGCCCAGGACGTCCCGGCGGCAGCGGTGAACCCGCCGCTGCAGCTCGCCGCGGCGGTGCTGCTCACCCTCGCGTTCGCGGTGCTGCTGAACACCGAGCCGGGCACGCTGCCCGCGGTCATGCTGAACAGCGCGGCCGGCTGGACGACGTACGGGGTGCTGGCCAACGCCGGCGTCGAGCCGATCCTGGCCACCGGCCTCGCCGCCGGGCTGGTCGGCCTGTCCGGCCAGCTGATGGCCCGGTGCCGGGGAAGCTCCGCGCTGCCGCACGTCACGGCGGCGCTGGGGCCGCTGCTGCCCGGATCGGTGCTGTACTTCGGGATGCTCGCCTTCGTCCGGGGCCAGCCCGAGACGGGGCTGAGCGGCATCGGGCGCGCCGCGGCGATGGCGATGGCCCTGGCCATCGGCGTGAACCTGGGCCGCGAGCTGGCCCGGCTCTTCCTCCCCGCGTCGCGTCCGGCGCCGCCGCCCCGTCGCCAGGGCGGCCGTCACCGGCGGTGA
- a CDS encoding L-threonylcarbamoyladenylate synthase produces MTRRFDCSDPSERAAGLREAVAAVRRGELVVLPTDTVYGVGADAFSPEAVARLLAAKGRGRNMPSPVLVGSPDALDGLVEVTARARELVAAFWPGGLTLVARHLASVELDLGETRGTVAVRMPAHSVAIELLDATGPLAVSSANLTGHDSPQDCDAAQGMLGDSVAVYLDGGPTAAAVPSSIVDITGEVPVLLRAGAIGADRLREVVPDLQER; encoded by the coding sequence ATGACTCGTCGTTTTGACTGCTCGGACCCGTCCGAGCGCGCAGCCGGGCTGCGCGAGGCCGTGGCGGCGGTGCGCCGCGGCGAACTCGTCGTGCTGCCCACGGACACGGTGTACGGAGTGGGTGCGGACGCCTTCTCCCCGGAGGCGGTCGCCCGCCTGCTGGCGGCCAAGGGGCGGGGCCGGAACATGCCCTCGCCGGTGCTGGTCGGCTCCCCGGATGCCCTCGACGGCCTGGTCGAGGTGACGGCGCGGGCGCGCGAACTCGTCGCCGCGTTCTGGCCGGGCGGACTGACCCTGGTCGCCCGTCACCTGGCCTCGGTCGAGCTGGACCTCGGAGAGACCCGCGGGACGGTCGCCGTGCGGATGCCCGCGCACTCCGTCGCCATCGAACTGCTGGACGCCACCGGGCCGTTGGCCGTCTCCAGCGCCAACCTGACCGGCCACGACTCCCCGCAGGACTGCGACGCCGCCCAGGGCATGCTGGGCGATTCGGTGGCCGTCTACCTCGACGGCGGCCCCACGGCGGCCGCCGTGCCCTCCTCGATCGTGGACATCACCGGCGAGGTGCCCGTCCTGCTGCGGGCCGGCGCGATCGGCGCCGACCGCCTGCGCGAGGTCGTCCCGGACCTGCAGGAGCGCTGA